The Rubricoccus marinus nucleotide sequence TCGGCTACCTCAGCGCCAGAGGCCTCTGGCGCTGACGGACCTCCTTCTTCCCTTCCGCCAGACCCGTCGTCATCGCCAGAGGCGCCGGGCGCGCCGTCCGCTTGGGCGTCGGCCGCCCACTCGGCGAGGAGTTGGGCGCGTTCGCGCGAAAACCGTGGGTCGCTCAAGATCTCCTCCACTTCGCGTGGGCTCGGGAGGTCCTCTAGCGTCGCGAGGCCGAACTGGTCCAGGAAGCGGTCCGTCGTGCCGTAGAGAAGCGGCCGGCCGATGGAGTCCGCGCGACCCACGACATCTACAAACCCGCGCTCCAAGAGTTGACGGAGCGCGTAATCCGACGATACGCCGCGTACGTGCTCGACTTCGGGTTTGGTGGCTGGTTGTTTATATGCAATAACGGCTAACGTCTCTAGCAGTGATCGCGAGAGCCGCCGCTCTTCCTCGCGCTCGAACAGCGAGCGCACGAACGGCGCCAGTTCCGGGACCGTCGCCAGCCGGTAGCCGCCGCCGAACGCCTCCACGCGGAAGGCCCGGCCACCCGCGCGGTAGTCCGCGTTTAACCTCTCCACGGCCCGCGAGATGTCCTCTGGCGTCACGTCGGACCCGGTCACATCGGAGTAGGCCCGCGCGAGGTCGTCGTTGCGCAGCGGCACGTCGGACGCGAACACGAGCGCTTCGACGGCTTGCGTGATGCGGGCGTCGTGATCGTCAGAGACGCGGTCGGCGGGAACGGTGGGCTCCATCAGGCGGCGAGGGGGTCTGCGGTCGCGCCAGAGGCCTCTGGCGTGGGGGTGACGGAACCGTCGGGCGGCTCCGGGACGGCGACGAGCGCGAAGTCCTCGGCACCGACGCCGAGCGTGAGGCGGAGCCTCTGGCGCTGGAGCAGGTCGAGAACCGCGAGAAAGGTGGCGATGATGAACGCCTTGCTGCGCGATTCCATCAGGTCGGCAAAGCGAACGCGCTCGCCAGAGGCCAGGCGGTCAAGCAGCCACTCCTTTTGCTCGTCCACGGCCACGCTCTCGCGGAGGACCGCGTGGCGGTACGGGTCGGCGAGGTCGGCACTGCGTTCCAGTGCTTTGGCGAGCGCGCCGAGCAGATCGAACAGGCTCGCGCGGTACGTGACCTCTTCGGCCTCTGGCGCGTGCCGCAGCCGCTCGTCGGACGCCGCGCCGCGCGTAAAGCGCCGCTGGCGATCCTCGAACGCCTGGCCCATCTTTTCGCCGGCCTCGCGGAACTGGACGTATTCGAGCAGGCGCTCGACGAGTTCCTTGCGCGGGTCTTCGGGCTCCTCGCCATCGACGGCAGGCGGACGCGGGAGCAGCATCCGCGCCTTGATCTGGATCAAGAGGGCCGCCGTGTAGACGAACTCGGCCGCGTCGTCCAGGTCCAGGTGGCTCAGCGTGCGGACCGTCTCCAGGTACTCGTCCGCGATCCGGGAGATCGGGATGTCGTGGATGTCCAGCTCATCCCGCCGGATGAAGAAGAGCAACAGGTCCAGCGGCCCTTCGAACTCGCTGAGGTGGACGCGGTGCAACGGTATGGCGGGGGATGGCGGACGCCAGAGGCGGCCGGATCACGCCAGAGGCTGGCCTCTGGCGGCGGGGCTAGGCGGCCTCCTTCTGCTTGAACCACTCGACGGTTTCCTCCAGGCCGCTGGCGAGGTCCGTCTCGGGGCTCCAGCCGAAAGCGCTGTGGATCTTCGACGTGTCGAGCACGCTGCGCTGCTGCTCGCCGGGCTTGGCCTCGCCGTGCTTCTCCGGGGCCTCGGCGCCGGTAAAGGTGTTGAGGTGGCCAAACAGCTGGTTCACGTCGGTCTCGATGCCCGTGCCGACGTTGAAGATGTCGGAGCCCTCGTGCTCCATCGCGCCCATGATGGCGCGGACGACATCCTTGACGAACACGTAATCCCGCGTCTGCTTGCCGGGACCGTTGATGGTCGGCTGCTGGCCGCGAAGGAGCATCTGGGTAAAGATGGCGACCACGCCGGCCTCACCGTGCGGGTTCTGACGCGGACCGTAAACGTTCGCGAAGCGGAGCGCGACGGAATCGATGCCGTAGGTCTCGTTGTAGAACCGGAGGTAGTGCTCGCTGACCAGCTTGGTGATGCCGTAGGGCGACATCGGGAGCTGCGGGTGCGTCTCCGGCTGCGGGCCGGCGTCGTTCACGTCCGGGTGTGGCTCGCCGTAGATGGCGCCACCGGTGGAGGCGAATACGACCTTTTCGAGCCCGTGCTGACGCCCGGCTTCGAGCAGGTTGAGCAGACCGAGGACATTGACGCTGGCGTCGAAGACGGGGTCGCTCACGCTGCGGCGCACGTCCATCTGCGCCGCGAGGTGCGCGACGGCCGCGAACTTGTGCTCGGCGAAGAGATCGCGCACGGCGTCATCGCGGAGGTCCATCTCATGGAAGGAGGCCTCAGCGGGCACGTTGGAACGGACGCCTCCCGAGAGGTCGTCCAGGACGTGGACTTGAGCGCCTCTGGCGACGAGCGCGTCGGCGACGTGGGAGCCGATGAATCCGGCACCGCCGGTGACGAGGACGGGACGATTGGCGAACGGGAACGACATAGCAGGAGAGAAGCGTGACCCAAGCTACGGGCGCCAGAGGCGCGCGGTCACACTGCGGCGCCTCTGGCGGGCGGGAATCGCTAGACTTCGGCATGGCTTCTCCCCTCTCCCGCCGCCGCTTTCTCGCCGCCGGCTCCGCTCTCGCTGCCGCGCCCCTACTCGCGCGCCCCGCTCTCGCCGCGCCAGAGGCTCGCTCTGGCGCCCCCGCGCCGCTCCACCCTCCGCGTCTGAACCCCGGCGATACCGTCGCCCTTATCGCGCCCGCTGGTGCCGTGCGCCCGAGGCTTCTGGACGAGGCGAAGCGCTCGATGGAGATGCTGGGACTGAAGTACACGGTGGGCCGTCATGTTCTGGATCGGCACGGGTACCTCGCCGGGACCGATGCGGCGCGGGCGGAAGACTTCAATCGTGCAATAACGGACCCGAACGTGGACGCCCTTTTCGCCATCCGTGGCGGCTGGGGCTGCGCCCGCATGCTCCCATTCGTGGACTGGACGGCGCTCCGCGAGAACCCGAAAGCGGTAATCGGCTACAGCGATCTCACGTCGCTCCTCATGGCGGCCTACGCCCGCTCGGGCGTGGTCGGCTTTCACGGGCCTGTGGCAACGTCCACGTTTAGCCCGTTCACGCTCGCGAGCCTGCGTGCGCTCGTGTTCGACGCCGAGGCCGGGCCTCTGGCGCCGCTGGCTCAAGACGACCCCGAGCCCATCGTGACGCTGACCGCCGGCACCGCCAGAGGCCGACTCGTCGGTGGCAACCTGACCGTGCTCTGCGCGATGGTGGGCACGCCGTACATGCCCAGCTTCGAAGGCGAGATCCTCTTTCTGGAAGACATCGGCGAAAGCGTCTACCGCATCGACCGGATGCTGACGCAACTGGGGCAGGCGGGCTTGCTGGGCGGCCTCGCGGGCGTCGCGTTCGGCAGCTGTCGCGGGTGCCTGCCGGAAGTCGACGCCGTGGGCCAGTTCACGCTGGAGGAGGTCATGCGGCGCCACTTCGAGCCTCTGGCGGTGCCGACCTACCTCGGCGCGCCGATCGGGCACATCACGGACAAGGTGACCGTCCCGGTCGGCGCGCTCGCGGAGATCGACGCGGACCGGGGCACGCTCTCGCTCTTGGAGCCCGCGGTGCGCTAGCCTCTGGCGCCAGAGGCCTATTCCCCTCCTCCCATGATCGTCCTCGACCTTCCTAGCCCCCACGCACTGCGCGGCGGCTGGGCCGCTCTCGCCGCCGTCTACGCCGGCAGAGGCTGGACCGACGTCCGCGCGCTGCCCGACCGCTGGCTCTACCACGACGGCGGGGGCAACTGGGCGACGTTGCGCTTCCACGACGCCTCTCGCGCTGTGCTCTTCGGGCACGACCACGAGTATTCCGAAACCTACTTCGGTGCCGCCGCGGAGTATTTCGGCGAGGAGGAGACCGACTTGCTCGCAGGCGCCCCCGACTGGTGGAGTGCAGACTTGGACCCCTCGCCAAGCGGCGAGTGGATCGGGTTCATCTACGGCTGGGACGGTTCCACGTGGAGGCGCGCGCCGTACGCCAAGCCCGACGGGTTCGACTCGGTCGGCTTGATCCGTGCGTGCAGCCTGGAAGGCACGGGCTTCCTAGCGGAGTTCGCGCAAGAGGCCCTGGGGCTAGTCGGCGACCCGGACCCAGAAGCACTCGCCGCCCTCGTCGCGGCTGATGCCGACATTACGCCGGCCCTACTGGAAGCTGTTGTGCCGGGATGGGACATCGCGGCGGGTGTGGCAGCCGGACGGGCATTTCTCGCACACGGCGGGGCTTCTGGCGCCAGAGGCCCGAATCAGCCCGCTAGAGGCTAGAAGCACTCCTCGCGCGCGACCACGCCATCCACCACGACCGCGCACACGTGCGTGATCGTCTCGAGCGGATCGCCGTCGAAGATCACCAGGTCGGCGTCCTTGCCGGGCTCCAGCGAGCCCACGCGGTCGGCGATGCCGAGGATGCGAGCGGCATCGATGCTGACGGCTTCGAGCGCGTGGACGCGGTCCAGGCCGTAGGCTGCGGCGACAGCGGCTTCGAACAGCACGACGCGTGTTTTAGGCACGTAGGCTTCGTAACCGCTCTGGAACGCGAACGGGATCCCGGCGGCGCGGAGCTTGGAGGCGGTATCGAAGGCGAGGCTCTCGGTCTCCCCGCCGGTCCGGTACATGGTGGGGTGCAGGACCACGGAGACGCCTGACTCGCGGATGTCCTTCAGCACGAGCGGGGCCTCCGAGGCGCCGTCCAGAATCACGTTCATCTGCGGAAACTCGCGGGCGAGACGGAGGACCGCCTGGATGTCGTTGGCGCGGTGCGCCGTGATCAGCGCAGGCATCTGGCCTGTGGCCACGGCCGCAAGCGCCTCGTTGTCGAGGTCACGCGAGGGCGCGTCGCCAGAGGCGTCCATCTTCTCCGCGTGGGCGAGGCCTTTGTACAGCGCGGCGCGGATCTGCGCGATCACACGGGCACGCGTACCAGGCGAGTCGAAGCGGACGCCGCGGCCGACGGTCATTGCCATCATGGTCGTGGAGTCCACGAGCGCCTCATCGATGGTGTCGTAGGCCGTTTTGATGATCGTCGTCTGTCCCGCAGCGAGCGCGCCGGGGGAATGCCCCGTGTGGACGGTCGTGATGCCGAGCGACAGCAGCCAGCCGACGAGCTCGTCGCGGGCGTTGTAGGCGTCCATCGCGCGAAGCGACGGCTGGAGCGGACCGCCCATATCGAGCGCGTCCTGGTCCTGCGGCTGGTTAAGCAAGCCCGAGAGCCCGACCGTGCTGCGCACGTCTACCAGGCCAGGCGTCACGACGGAGCCGCGAAGCTCGCGCGCACCGGCAGGCACGCGGACGCCTCTGGCGGGACCGGCGGACACGATCGTGCCGTCCTGGATCACGACCGCGCCGTCCACAATCGCGGGACCCGCCATCGTGTACAGCGTGTCGGCGTAGACGACGAGCGACTGGCCTCTGGCGCCGGAGGCGGCGAACAAAAGGGAGGCGAGGAGTAGAAAACGGGTCATCATCCGAGGGGGACCTGAATTACGTAGTTGCCGTCGCGGGTGACGAGCGTGAACCGGAGCGGGAGGGTCTCGCCAGAGGCGGTCCGCACGTCCCCGTCGATGGTGTAGGACGGCTCGCCGCCGACGATGCCGGGCGTGTTGGAGGTCACGCTGCGGAGCGTGATGACCTCGATGGTGTTGAGGGTTTTCCACGGCCGCCCGCCGGTGTAGTCCACCAGCGCGCCGAGCCCGAGCGTTTCGCCGATCACCTGCGCCGCAGCGCCATCGGCGCGTTCCGTCTCGATCATCTCGCGCTGCTCAGCGAAGCCGCTGGGCTCCATCGCGCGGGCCACCGCGTACCAGTCGTGCCGGTCCACCGAGGCGGCGAAGTCCGCGAGGAAGCTGTCCAGCCGGTCGTCGCCGGTTGGGGCGACGGGGTTCGCCTCGGCGGTCATGCCATCGCCACCGGCCGCGGGAATCCCGGCGTACGGGCCGCTGGCGTCTGGCACGAGCGGCTGCGGAGAGCCCGCGCACGCGGCGAGCGCGATGGCCGAGATGGCGACAAGCGTCAGAAGCAGAGAGAGGCTGTTCATTCGTGGTCGTGCTGAGAGAAGGCGCGGTAGACGTCGTAGCCGCCGACGGAGTAGGCCGCGTCCTCGGGTATGGCGAGGTCGAAGACTTTGGTGCCGTCCACCCAGGTCTGCTCGATGCGGGTGTAGATGGAGAGCGGATCGCCGGAGAGCACGATGAGGTCCGCGCTCTTGCCCGCTTCGAGCGAGCCGACCTCGTCGGCGATGCCGAGCATGCGGGCGCCGGCCAGCGTCATGGCCTCCAGGGCCTTTTCGCGGCTCATGCCGGCGCGCACGCCGAGGGCGGCGGAGCGGAGGAACAGGCGGCTGTCCGTGATGCCGTCGTCGGTGTGGTAGGCCACGTCAACGCCGGCGTCTTCCATCACGCGGCCGGTGCGGAAGTAGAGGCCGCGCGCCTCCATCTTGCCGCCCGGCGAATCCAGCACGATGATGGAGGCCGGGGCGCCAGCGGCGGCGATCTCGTCCGCCACGCGCCAGCCTTCGCTAACGTGGTGCAGGACGGGCGTGAAACCGAACTCACGGCCGATGCGGAGCGCGGTCAGCACGTCGTCGTGCCGGTGCGTGTGGAAGTGGACAGTGCGCGTGCCCTCGAGCACTTCGGCCAGGCCCTCCAGACGGAGGTTGCGGCCGACGCTGTCGCCAGCGGCCCGCTTCTGGCGGAACGCCTCGGCCTCCAAGAACGCCTCGCGCACGATGGCGACGGCGCGGGCGCGCGTGTCCGGGAAGCCGTTGCGGCCGCGGAGCGAGTTGGTACCGTTGGCCATTTTCATGCCGCCGCAGATGTCGGTCAGCGGATCGTCGCAGAGGAGCATGTCCTCGATCACGTTGGCATCGCGCAGCTTGAGGTAGGCCGTCTGGCCGCTCATGAGGTGGCCGGAGCCCGGCATGACGTTGACCGTCGTGATGCCTCCGGCGCGGGCGCGCTCGAAGGAATCGGCGCGGGGGTCGAGCGCGTCCAGAATGCGCACGTCGGGGTGCATCGGCGCCGAGGAGTCGCCGCCGTCGCCGTCGCCAACGTGGGAGTGCGTGTCCACGATGCCCGGCATGAGGACCTTGCCGCTCACGTCCACGACCGTCGCGCCCGACGGCACACGGACCGAGCCTCTGGCGCCAACGGCGGTAATCCGTCCGTCTTGGACCACGACGACGCCGTCGGCGATCTCGGGCCCGGCAATCGGGATCACCTTGGCGCCGACAAACGCGGTTTGCGAGTGGGCGCCAGAGGCGAGGGTCAACAGAAAGGCAACAAGGAGCGCGCGCACGGGCAGACGTGGTGAATCCATGAAGGCAAGGTACGCGGGTGGCAGAGGCTCGGGTAGCTTCGGGCTCCACCTTGCTCCCGTTGCATGTCTGACGCCCTCAAGACCACGCCCCTCCACGCCCAGCACGTCGCGCTTGGCGCCAAGATGATGCCCTTCGCGGGGTGGGACATGCCGGTGCAGTATTCCGGCATCTTGGACGAGCACCACGCCGTGCGCAACGCGGCCGGCCTGTTCGACGTGAGCCACATGGGCGAGGTGGCGGTGCAAGGGCCGGACGCGCAAGCGTTTATCCAGCACCTCGTCACCAACGACGTCTCGCGGATTGTGGACGGGCAGGCGCAGTACACGGTCATGTGCCACGAGTCCGGTACGGCCGTGGACGATCTGCTCGTCTACCGCCTCGCGCACGAGGACTGGATGCTCGTCATCAACGCGAGCAACATCGACAAGGACCTCGCGCACATGCGCGACGTGCACGGGGCTGGTGATTGGGACTGCACGCTGACCGACCTCTCGGACCAGACCGCGCTGATCGCGCTGCAGGGGCCTCTGGCGTTCGAGATCCTCGGCGAGGTCACCGACGCCGTGCCGGCCGACCTCCCGTTCTACCGCTTCGTGGCGCCAGAGGCGGGAACGTTCCTGGGTTGCGAGTCGCCCATCGTCTCGCACACCGGCTACACCGGCGAGGCGGGCGTCGAGATCTACTGCACGCCCGAGGAGGCGCCGCGCGTCTGGGAGGCGCTGATGGAAGCCGGCTCCGCCAGAGGCCTCTTGCCGGCCGGGCTGGGCGCGCGCGACACGCTGCGCTTGGAGTCCGGATTCTGCCTCTACGGCCACGAACTGAGTGACGAGATCACTCCGCTGGAAGCGGGCGTCGGCTGGGTGGTCAAGCTGGACGCAGGAGATTTTGTCGGCGCTGAGGCGCTGCGTGAGCAAAAGGCCTCTGGCGTGCCGCGCAAGCTCGTCGGGCTCGTCGTGGAAGGCCGCGGGATCCCGCGCGAAGGCTACGAGATCGCCTCTGGCGACCGCGTAATCGGGACGGTCACGAGCGGCACGCAGTCACCCGTGCTAGCCCAGGGCATCGGACTCGGGCTCGTCGAGAACGACCCGGCGTACACAGCCCCAGGAAGCGCCCTCGCCATCCGCGTGCGAGGCCGTGAATTGGCTGCGACGGTCGCGAAGCCGCCCTTCCACAAGCAGAAATAGGCGGTACCATCCGGCCCCTGGTTTTTCCTGCTTAGCCCTCGTCCTCGTGGATATCGACGTCGTCCTCTCCCCCGCCGTCCTCGCGCCAGAGGCGCTCAAGGGCCGCCGCGTGGTCATGGTGGACGTTCTGCGCGCCTCCACGACGATCGCCACGGCGCTGGCCTCTGGCGCCCGCGCGGTCATCCCGGCGACTGACACCGGCGAGGCCGGCCGGTTGGCCGCCAACCTGGACCCAGACTTCTCGCTGCTCGGCGGCGAGCGCGACGGCAAACCCGTCGCCGGCTTCGGCGCGGGGAACTCTCCGGCGGAGTACGGCCCCGAGGCGGTGCAGGGCAAAACCGTCGTGCTGACCACGACGAACGGGACGCGAGCGCTCGCAAAAGCCAAGGCCGGCATCGAAGTGGCTGTTGGCGGCTTTGTCAACGCGGCGCGGGCGGCGCGCTTTCTCGCGGAGGGTTTGGAGCGCGGCGAGCCGGGCACGATCCTCTGCGCCGGCTGGCACGGACGGGTCTCGCTTGAGGACACGCTGTGCGCCGGACTGCTCGTGAGCCGCGTCGTAACGGCCGCGCAGGCCTCCGGCCTCACGGATTCGTCCAAGATGGCCTACGCCCTCTACCAGGGCAGCCGCGACGACATCGAGCGCGCGCTCCGCAGCACGGAGCACGCCCGAAGGCTAATCGCCCTCGACTTCGGCGACGACATTACGCGCTGCGCCCAGATCGACACGCTGGACGTGCTCCCGGTCCAGCACGATGGCCGGATCACGGCCTCTGGCGCCTAGAACTCGGCGCGGTGTAGACGCTGGCGCCAGAGGTCTACATCACGACCAGGATCGTTGCCAGCCAGTTCGGGCGCGTCGAGATGCGGAAGCCTCTGGCGGTCGGCCCGGTCGGAATATCGGTAGAGATGTCCGTACGCGAGGGGTCTGAGCCCAGCCGCGCGGTGCGGATAAAGCGCGTTTGGCCGGGCGCGTTGGGATCGTAGACGTGGAACGTCGCCTCGCCAGAGGCCTCCCCGCGCTCGACGCCGAAGGCGACGACCTGGTGGTTCCGCGTCGGGTCCGGCGCGTCGCCGACAAGCCCGAGGACGACGAGCCGACCGGACTCGATCTTCCGCGCCGCGTGCTCCACCTCGCGCGCCATTGCTTCCGCCAGAGGCGGGTGAGCCGATCCGTCCAGCCGCGCGCGGGCCCACGCCGCTACAAACCGCGGGAGCGAGGCGCGAAGCGTTTCGGCCTGACGCCGGCGCAGCAGCGAGCGCATCGCGTCCTTCGTCAGCGATGCCGTCGGGACGGAGCCTCTGGCGTGCCACCGCTCCGCCGCTGCGAGCGCCATACCGCCGCATAACCCGAAGCTGCGCCACCGCTGCGCGATGCCGCGCACGAGCACGTCGCCGCCGCCCGCCGCCCCAGCCGCGCCGCCCGCGACCGCGCCTACGCCAGAGGCGCGCCGGCCCAGAAGCCGCCCCCCAACCGCGCCAGAGGCTGCGAGCGCGAGCGCCGAAAGCGGCCGGAGCCGCCGCGCGAGTTCGCCTAGGTCCGCGTCCGTCCACACGAATGAGTTCGTAAACGAGAAGCCATCGCGGGCCGGGTCGAAGTCGAGAACCGTAGGAGCGCGGGAAGCGACCAGCAGTCCGTGGACAGAAATCGGCTCCACGGAGGGCACAATCGGAGGGACGCGGGGAGTTGTACGCATGAGAGAAGCTATCCTGTTGGCCGGACCGGGGCCGCGCCCCGAGTCTACCCCTTCTCGCCCGTACGCTGTCGAACTCGGACGCCTGCCGTGACCCGCCTCCGCCTCGCCGCCTTCCTTCTCCTGCCTCTGGCGACCGCCGCCCAGGGGCCTCTGGCGACCGCGGACACGTCAATGTCTCGCCTGTCTGCAGCATCCTCCCCGGAGGGCGCGCCAGAGGCCGACCTGATCGTGCGAGCGCTCGAACGGACGGACGTCTTCCCCGGCGTCGAGGAGGTGTACGCTTCGCGCGATCACGCGCCGATCTGGACAGCCCCGGGCGACGCGCGCCTCCTCCTCGCGCGGTTCGAGGACGCCCGCTTTGACGGCCTCACCGCCGCCGACCTCGACCTCGAGCGGCTCCGCGCCCTCGGAGCCTCTGGCGACGCCGCCGACCGTGCCCTCCGCGACGTGCTCCTCACCGATGCCGTGCTTCGCCTCGCCGACGTTCTTCTCGGCCGCCGCGTAGACCCCGAGCAGATCCACGAAGGGCACTGGTTCCTGACGCGAGAGGCACAGCGCCGTCGCGCCACCCCTGCCGCCACGCGTTTCCGCGAGCCTCTGGCGAGCGACGAGCCCGCGCGCGCCGTCCTGGCCGCGCTCGACGCGCTCCAACCCCGCCACGCCGAGTACCACGCGTTGCGCCAGAGGCTTCGCGAGGCGCTCGCCGTCGACCTTTCGGTGGTTCAGCCCGCCTCTGCCCGCCTTCCGGATTCGGCCGCGGTGTACCCCGAGGTCCCGCTCCAGCGTCCAGACGCCGCCAAGATCGCGCTGCTCCGCCTGAACTTGGAGCGCTGGCGCTGGCTTCCGGACGACTTCGGAGACGCTCACGTCCTCGTCAACGTCCCCGCCACCACGCTGTGGCTCCGCGAGACCTCTGGCGACGGCGGCGCGCCAGAGGCCGTCCTGACCATGGACGCGACCATCGGACAGCCGGCGCCGGCGTGGCAAACCCCCGTCCTCTCGGACCCGATTCGCACCGTCTCGTTTTTCCCCACGTGGACGCCGACGATCACGATTCAGCGGCGCGAGATCATCCCAGAGGCGCGGTTGGACGGCGGCCAGAGCCTATACGAGCGCGGCTTTACTGTCTCGCGCGGCGGCCGAACAATGGACCCGCGCGATGTGGATTGGGAGCGCGCCCGTGCCGGCCAGTACCGCATCACGCAGCGCGGCGGCCCGCTCGGCGAGTTGGGCCGCGTGAAGTTCGTGATGCCCAACCCGCACTGGATTCTGATTCACGACACGAACACGCCCGAAGAATTCGACGCGGACGAGCGGGCGCTCTCTCACGGCTGCGTCCGCGCCGCCGACCCCGGCGCCCTCGCCGACGCCATCCTCACGCGCACGAATGGGTGGGCCGACGGTCGCGCCAGCGGCCTGATCGAAGGCGCACCCCGCACCCAGGGCGTGCGGCTCCGCGAGCGCTTCCCGGTCCACATCGTGTATTTCACCGCGTGGCCTGGCGAGGACGGGACCCTGGAGACCTTTGAGGATGTCTACGGCCGCGATGCCGAACTCGCCGCAGCGCTGGGCCTGGAGCTTCCCGCCAGAGGCGAGATCGCTTCCGCACCATAACGCACGCCGCCGAGCCTCTGGCGTACGTTCTCCGGCCGTCGCGCGTTTGGCGTCTTCCCCATCACCCCCTCTGATGTCCCGTCTGGTCGTTCACCCTGTTCTCGTCGCGGTCCTCGCGTGGTCCCTTGGTTGGGGCATTTTCGACGGTTTGTTCGGAGACAAGGGCCCCGAGCAGATCGCCGCCTCGGACGTGCAGGAGTCAATCCAGGCCCTCGCTGTGGCCGCCTCAGATGAGGTCGGGGATCTGTATGCCGCCCGCGAGTACGTATCGCTGTGGGGCTCGGAAGAAAGGTCTGCGCTCATGGCCCGCCTCAGCGCGGCCTCTGGCGACGGCATCGCGCCCGAGACCATCGGCGTCGACGACGCGCGAGACGCCCTCGCGATGTGGGAGGGCACGCGCCAGGAGTGGGCCGCGCTCGACGACGAGACGCGGGAGGCCACGCCCGACCCGCGGCCCCAAGCGCTCGCCCGCGCGGACGTGCGCCTTACCGAGGCTGTGCTCCAGCTCGGCGACAAGCTCGCCGGCTCGCGCATCGATCTCGCCGCGCTGCACCCCGGCACGTGGTTTCCCGACTCCCGCGATTCGCTCGCCAGAGGCCGCGTCCTCGATGCCGTCGCCTCTGGCGACGCGCAGGCCGTGCTGCGCACGCTCGATGAGCTTCAGCCGCAGCACCCGCAAGCGCAGCAGCTTCGAGCCGCGCTCCGCCGCCTCCGCGACGCCGACGCCGCCCCTATTCCCGACGGCTCGCCTCTGGCGATGGGCGAGCGGTCCATCCGCGTGCCCCACGTACGCGCTCGCCTCGCCGCTCTCGGGTACCTCGGCGCTGATGCGCCAGAGACCGGCTGGAACGACGCCGAGCCGTATTTGCTCGATGCCGAGATCGGCCGTGCGCTCGCGCGCTTCCGCGACGCCAGAGGCCTCGCGCCCGACTCCTCGCTGGACGCCGCGACAACGGCCGCGCTTAACACGGACTTAGACAGCCTCGCGGACCGCGTCGCGCTCAACCTCGAGCGCTGGCGTCACCTCCCCGACGATTTCGGGGAGCGCTACGTGTGGGTCAACATGCCCGCCTACCATTTGGAGGTGCGCGAGCCCGACGGCGAGGTCGGAATCGAGATGACCGTCAACATCGGCAACGCGCAAACGCGGGGTTGGACCACGCCCGTGATCTCAGACTCCATCACGCGCGTTGTCTTCCGCCCGGCGTGGTACGTACCAAGCTCGCTCGCTGCCGCGCAGGTCTTTCCCATGGCGCGTGCGGACAGCCTCAGCCTGTACCGCTCTGGCTTTGAGGTGTACCAGAACGGCGCCCCGGTAGACAGCCGCCTTGTGCCGTGGGACTCGGTCTCGGTCGGCCAGTTCCGGTTTGTGCAGCGCCCAGGCCCCAGCAACCCGCTCGGCCGCGCCAAATTCCCGATGACGAACCCGTACGCGATCCTCATCCACGACACCAACCGCCGCAACTTCGGCGGGGCGGTCTCTAGCGGATGCGTCCATGCCGGCGATGCCGAGGCTCTCGCTGCCTATCTGCTGCGCGCCGAGGGCTGGACGGAGGAGCGGGCGCAGCAGGCGTACCGAAACGGGCCGCAGCGCCAGGGCGTTCCCCTCTCGTCGCCCATCCAGACGCACTTCGTCTACCTCACCGCCGAGGTCGACGCCTCTGGCGCGCTCGTCTTCCACGACGACCCCTACGGCTACGACGTGAAGCAACTCGCGGCGCTCGAAGGAGCGCTGTAGCGCCGAGGCCTCTGGCGCCAGAGGCCTAAATGTGCGGGAGATGTAATGCCGGTGTGACCTGGACCGTTCGAGCGGCGGCTGGCCCAGTACGACCCTCCCTCCACCTCTTATGGCGCACCGACTCCCTTTCTTCGCCGTCCTCGCGATGGCATCGCTCGTCGCGACGGGCTGCTCTCCGTACAACTACGGGTACGGCAACGAC carries:
- a CDS encoding amidohydrolase family protein codes for the protein MRALLVAFLLTLASGAHSQTAFVGAKVIPIAGPEIADGVVVVQDGRITAVGARGSVRVPSGATVVDVSGKVLMPGIVDTHSHVGDGDGGDSSAPMHPDVRILDALDPRADSFERARAGGITTVNVMPGSGHLMSGQTAYLKLRDANVIEDMLLCDDPLTDICGGMKMANGTNSLRGRNGFPDTRARAVAIVREAFLEAEAFRQKRAAGDSVGRNLRLEGLAEVLEGTRTVHFHTHRHDDVLTALRIGREFGFTPVLHHVSEGWRVADEIAAAGAPASIIVLDSPGGKMEARGLYFRTGRVMEDAGVDVAYHTDDGITDSRLFLRSAALGVRAGMSREKALEAMTLAGARMLGIADEVGSLEAGKSADLIVLSGDPLSIYTRIEQTWVDGTKVFDLAIPEDAAYSVGGYDVYRAFSQHDHE
- the gcvT gene encoding glycine cleavage system aminomethyltransferase GcvT gives rise to the protein MSDALKTTPLHAQHVALGAKMMPFAGWDMPVQYSGILDEHHAVRNAAGLFDVSHMGEVAVQGPDAQAFIQHLVTNDVSRIVDGQAQYTVMCHESGTAVDDLLVYRLAHEDWMLVINASNIDKDLAHMRDVHGAGDWDCTLTDLSDQTALIALQGPLAFEILGEVTDAVPADLPFYRFVAPEAGTFLGCESPIVSHTGYTGEAGVEIYCTPEEAPRVWEALMEAGSARGLLPAGLGARDTLRLESGFCLYGHELSDEITPLEAGVGWVVKLDAGDFVGAEALREQKASGVPRKLVGLVVEGRGIPREGYEIASGDRVIGTVTSGTQSPVLAQGIGLGLVENDPAYTAPGSALAIRVRGRELAATVAKPPFHKQK
- a CDS encoding 2-phosphosulfolactate phosphatase; the protein is MDIDVVLSPAVLAPEALKGRRVVMVDVLRASTTIATALASGARAVIPATDTGEAGRLAANLDPDFSLLGGERDGKPVAGFGAGNSPAEYGPEAVQGKTVVLTTTNGTRALAKAKAGIEVAVGGFVNAARAARFLAEGLERGEPGTILCAGWHGRVSLEDTLCAGLLVSRVVTAAQASGLTDSSKMAYALYQGSRDDIERALRSTEHARRLIALDFGDDITRCAQIDTLDVLPVQHDGRITASGA
- a CDS encoding L,D-transpeptidase family protein, coding for MTRLRLAAFLLLPLATAAQGPLATADTSMSRLSAASSPEGAPEADLIVRALERTDVFPGVEEVYASRDHAPIWTAPGDARLLLARFEDARFDGLTAADLDLERLRALGASGDAADRALRDVLLTDAVLRLADVLLGRRVDPEQIHEGHWFLTREAQRRRATPAATRFREPLASDEPARAVLAALDALQPRHAEYHALRQRLREALAVDLSVVQPASARLPDSAAVYPEVPLQRPDAAKIALLRLNLERWRWLPDDFGDAHVLVNVPATTLWLRETSGDGGAPEAVLTMDATIGQPAPAWQTPVLSDPIRTVSFFPTWTPTITIQRREIIPEARLDGGQSLYERGFTVSRGGRTMDPRDVDWERARAGQYRITQRGGPLGELGRVKFVMPNPHWILIHDTNTPEEFDADERALSHGCVRAADPGALADAILTRTNGWADGRASGLIEGAPRTQGVRLRERFPVHIVYFTAWPGEDGTLETFEDVYGRDAELAAALGLELPARGEIASAP